Proteins from a genomic interval of Rhodothermus marinus:
- a CDS encoding lasso peptide biosynthesis B2 protein: MLTRLRNLQNQGRVRQAPATPDMVQPPSLRRLLRLSWRHRIWRKWQRGDLRWLRQIFRLIVRVERNQRRLPLPALLALFEPGPEDAPLGEDELRRVERLTLAVLRRLYGRDFCMKQALLLYHFYRRAGKPVCIRFGVTRENGQLRGHAWVEWEGRPVAEAVDPRQQFAITYTHPPDGHRA; the protein is encoded by the coding sequence ATGCTGACCCGTTTGCGCAACCTGCAAAATCAGGGGCGCGTGCGACAGGCTCCCGCCACGCCTGACATGGTGCAGCCGCCCTCGCTCCGACGGTTGCTCCGACTGAGCTGGCGGCATCGCATCTGGCGCAAATGGCAACGGGGCGATCTGCGGTGGCTCCGACAGATCTTCCGGCTGATCGTCCGGGTCGAACGAAATCAACGACGACTTCCGCTGCCGGCCCTGCTGGCGCTGTTTGAACCCGGTCCGGAGGATGCGCCCCTTGGAGAAGATGAGCTCCGGCGCGTCGAGCGTCTGACGCTGGCGGTGCTCCGACGGCTTTACGGGCGCGACTTCTGCATGAAGCAGGCGTTGCTGCTGTATCATTTCTACCGGCGGGCCGGTAAGCCTGTGTGCATTCGCTTCGGGGTAACGCGCGAAAACGGCCAGTTGCGGGGGCACGCCTGGGTGGAATGGGAAGGACGGCCGGTGGCCGAAGCCGTCGATCCGCGGCAACAATTTGCCATTACCTACACGCACCCACCCGACGGGCACCGCGCATGA
- a CDS encoding nucleotidyltransferase domain-containing protein yields MSNAAQRYLQACLRAYWQGTPMPAPAGPADPAEVARLAVQQGVGPLLYRALKAASPAKVPEALLAALRPHYLAAVAQAGLQVREVQRLHRAFEATGVPVLFYKGVVLGRMAYGDPALRPASDIDLLVAEPDFDRAEAVVFELGYHRDVPHRGMVRRVYLRLQREHPYRTPDRLLMVDLHTGVAPWRFAPQPDIRALLAEARHIDLGGQTVRTLPVEALLPLLCLHSAKHQWRSLKWMCDVAGLLRHFPELDWERVWQIARQWQCRRMVRLGLWLVHEGLGVALPAEALRIVRQDRRVERLARHVLDGIGRSDAWRSFWQRFAFHVQCREHPAARLRYLLLTTLFYTTRPLLGIQH; encoded by the coding sequence ATGAGCAACGCTGCACAGCGCTATCTTCAGGCCTGCCTGCGGGCCTACTGGCAGGGCACGCCGATGCCCGCGCCGGCGGGTCCGGCGGATCCGGCCGAAGTGGCCCGGCTGGCCGTGCAGCAGGGCGTGGGACCGCTGCTGTACCGGGCGCTGAAGGCGGCTTCCCCGGCGAAGGTTCCCGAGGCGCTGCTGGCGGCCCTGCGGCCGCATTACCTGGCGGCGGTGGCGCAGGCCGGCCTGCAGGTCCGGGAGGTGCAGCGGCTGCACCGGGCGTTCGAAGCGACGGGCGTGCCCGTCCTGTTCTACAAAGGGGTCGTGCTGGGACGGATGGCCTACGGCGATCCGGCATTGCGTCCGGCATCCGACATCGATCTGCTGGTGGCCGAGCCTGACTTCGACCGGGCCGAGGCCGTGGTGTTCGAACTGGGGTACCATCGGGACGTGCCGCATCGGGGGATGGTACGCCGGGTGTATCTGCGGCTGCAGCGCGAGCATCCGTACCGGACGCCGGACCGCCTGCTGATGGTCGATCTGCACACGGGGGTGGCTCCCTGGCGCTTTGCGCCCCAGCCGGATATCCGGGCATTGCTGGCGGAAGCGCGGCACATCGACCTGGGCGGACAGACGGTGCGGACGCTTCCGGTCGAAGCGTTGCTGCCGCTGCTCTGCCTGCACAGCGCCAAACATCAGTGGCGCAGCCTGAAATGGATGTGCGACGTGGCCGGGTTGTTGCGGCACTTTCCGGAGTTAGACTGGGAGCGCGTCTGGCAGATAGCCCGGCAATGGCAATGCCGGCGTATGGTACGGCTGGGGTTGTGGCTGGTGCACGAGGGGCTGGGCGTTGCATTGCCGGCGGAGGCGCTTCGGATCGTCCGGCAGGACCGGCGCGTGGAACGACTGGCCCGGCACGTTCTGGACGGCATCGGGCGTTCGGACGCCTGGCGATCTTTCTGGCAACGCTTTGCTTTCCATGTGCAGTGCCGGGAGCATCCGGCCGCGCGGCTGCGCTACCTGCTGCTGACGACGCTTTTTTACACGACGCGCCCGCTGCTGGGCATTCAACATTGA
- a CDS encoding L-threonylcarbamoyladenylate synthase has translation MASRETLLTTDVHEAAALIRRGELVAFPTETVYGLGADAFNPEAVRKIFEAKGRPLDNPLIVHIAHLDQLARLVRDVPEAARRFMERFFPGPLTLVLPRHPDVPDEVTAGLPTVGVRMPRHPVARAFLEACGTPVAAPSANRSGRPSPTRWEAVYADLNGRIACILQGDRSDMGLESTVVDCTGPEPVVLRAGAVPLEALREVVPETRLVGNEMSLKARSPGTRYRHYAPQARVVLVDHPDEAVPDPRHAYIGLTPPAHPEAFGACCICPDVETYAYELFDFFRRCDAQGCTRIYAQRVPRTGLGLALMDRLERAAS, from the coding sequence ATGGCTTCCAGAGAAACCCTGCTGACGACCGACGTGCACGAGGCGGCCGCCCTGATTCGCCGGGGCGAGCTGGTGGCCTTCCCCACCGAGACGGTCTACGGGCTCGGGGCCGATGCGTTCAATCCGGAGGCCGTCCGGAAAATTTTCGAAGCCAAAGGCCGACCGCTCGACAACCCGCTCATCGTGCACATTGCCCATCTCGATCAGCTTGCGCGCCTGGTACGCGACGTGCCGGAAGCCGCCCGGCGCTTCATGGAACGGTTCTTTCCCGGCCCCTTGACGCTGGTGCTACCGCGCCACCCGGACGTGCCCGACGAGGTGACGGCCGGGTTGCCCACGGTGGGCGTGCGCATGCCCCGCCACCCGGTAGCGCGGGCGTTCCTGGAGGCCTGTGGCACGCCGGTGGCCGCTCCGTCGGCCAACCGCTCCGGCCGCCCCAGCCCGACCCGCTGGGAGGCCGTCTATGCCGACCTGAACGGCCGCATCGCCTGCATTCTGCAGGGTGACCGGAGCGACATGGGACTGGAATCGACCGTGGTGGACTGTACCGGACCCGAGCCGGTGGTACTGCGGGCCGGTGCCGTACCGCTGGAGGCGCTCCGCGAAGTGGTGCCCGAAACGCGCCTGGTGGGCAATGAAATGTCACTCAAAGCGCGCAGCCCGGGCACGCGCTACCGCCACTATGCCCCGCAGGCCCGTGTGGTGCTGGTCGATCACCCGGACGAAGCCGTTCCCGATCCGCGCCATGCCTACATCGGCCTGACCCCGCCCGCCCACCCTGAAGCGTTCGGCGCCTGCTGCATCTGCCCGGACGTGGAAACGTATGCCTACGAACTGTTCGATTTCTTCCGCCGCTGCGACGCGCAGGGCTGCACGCGCATCTACGCCCAGCGTGTACCCCGAACCGGACTCGGCCTGGCCCTCATGGATCGCCTCGAACGCGCCGCCTCCTGA
- a CDS encoding T9SS type A sorting domain-containing protein translates to MLSFAGSPVYGQTTPPSPTYQLVPAAPNPFQTRTSFTLTVSATQPVRIELFNLLGQRVRLLYEGVLSANTPYVFQIEAGDLPGGLYLYRIQGATFSVTRRLMLIR, encoded by the coding sequence TTGCTATCCTTCGCAGGGAGCCCGGTTTACGGACAGACGACGCCCCCGTCGCCTACCTACCAGCTCGTACCAGCTGCTCCCAATCCATTTCAGACGCGCACCTCGTTTACATTGACCGTAAGCGCCACGCAACCCGTACGTATCGAATTGTTCAACCTGCTGGGGCAACGGGTCCGTCTCCTCTATGAGGGCGTACTTTCCGCTAATACACCCTACGTGTTTCAGATCGAAGCCGGTGATCTTCCCGGTGGACTCTACCTGTATCGCATTCAGGGCGCCACGTTCAGCGTTACACGCCGTCTGATGCTCATACGATAA
- a CDS encoding ABC transporter ATP-binding protein yields MVAANGLRVALGGRTILDGLTFEIPAGSFVGLLGPNGSGKTTLIRTISGVLPYTGHLSLRGRPLRSWPRRALARQVAVVRQAPTLAFDFTVEDIVLLGRAPHKGWLEPFTAADRARVREALAAVDLADAAHRLIHTLSGGEQQRVFLAQALAQEADLLLLDEPTAHLDVHYQFEFLDRVRGLVAEGRTVVAVFHDLSLAARYADRLLVLHRGRLVADGPPAEVLAEALIARVFRMAARIHYLPDGLPCIQYLHPITENATSA; encoded by the coding sequence ATGGTTGCGGCCAATGGATTGCGGGTAGCGCTAGGTGGACGTACGATTCTGGACGGGCTCACCTTCGAGATCCCGGCCGGTTCCTTCGTAGGCCTGCTGGGACCGAACGGCAGCGGCAAAACCACGCTGATCCGCACGATCAGTGGCGTCCTTCCCTACACGGGACACCTGTCGCTGCGGGGACGGCCGCTGCGAAGCTGGCCGCGCCGGGCACTGGCCCGCCAGGTGGCCGTCGTGCGACAGGCCCCCACGCTGGCGTTCGACTTCACCGTCGAGGACATCGTGCTGCTGGGCCGCGCCCCACACAAGGGCTGGCTCGAGCCGTTCACGGCGGCCGACCGCGCCCGCGTGCGCGAAGCGCTGGCCGCCGTCGACCTGGCCGACGCCGCCCATCGGCTGATCCACACGCTCAGCGGCGGCGAGCAGCAGCGCGTCTTTCTGGCCCAGGCACTGGCCCAGGAGGCCGACCTGCTGCTGCTCGACGAGCCCACGGCCCACCTCGACGTGCACTACCAGTTCGAATTCCTCGACCGCGTGCGCGGTCTGGTGGCCGAAGGCCGTACGGTCGTGGCCGTCTTTCACGACCTGTCGCTGGCCGCCCGCTACGCCGATCGCCTGCTCGTGCTGCATCGGGGCCGCCTCGTGGCCGACGGTCCCCCGGCCGAAGTGCTCGCCGAAGCGCTCATCGCCCGCGTCTTCCGCATGGCCGCCCGTATCCACTACCTGCCCGACGGCCTGCCCTGCATTCAGTACCTCCACCCGATCACCGAAAACGCAACGTCCGCATGA
- a CDS encoding cob(I)yrinic acid a,c-diamide adenosyltransferase, translating into MKIYTRTGDDGTTGLFGGGRVPKSHPRIAAYGTVDELNSWLGLVRAHLLPEENELDALLQRLQGMLFDTGADLATPLDSRARTVRIEPRHVEALEQEIDRLEAQLPPLKTFILPGGAPAAAMLHVARTVCRRAERHVVKAMQQETLNPEVLRFLNRLSDLLFVLARWLNHRRHVAETPWLPEKRT; encoded by the coding sequence ATGAAGATTTACACCCGCACCGGCGACGACGGCACGACCGGACTCTTCGGCGGGGGACGCGTGCCCAAATCCCACCCGCGCATTGCCGCCTACGGGACGGTGGACGAGCTGAACTCCTGGCTCGGACTGGTGCGCGCGCACCTGCTGCCCGAAGAAAACGAACTCGACGCCCTGCTCCAGCGCCTGCAGGGCATGCTCTTCGACACCGGCGCCGACCTGGCCACTCCGCTCGACAGCCGCGCCCGCACCGTCCGCATCGAACCCCGTCACGTGGAAGCGCTCGAACAGGAAATCGACCGGCTCGAAGCACAACTGCCCCCGCTGAAGACGTTCATCCTGCCGGGCGGTGCGCCGGCTGCGGCCATGCTGCACGTGGCCCGCACGGTCTGCCGCCGGGCCGAGCGGCACGTCGTCAAAGCCATGCAGCAGGAGACGCTCAATCCCGAGGTGCTGCGCTTTCTGAACCGTCTCTCCGACCTGCTTTTCGTGCTGGCTCGATGGCTCAACCACCGGCGGCACGTGGCCGAAACGCCCTGGCTGCCGGAAAAACGCACCTGA
- the hutU gene encoding urocanate hydratase yields the protein METTPITVRAPRGTTLHCKGWHQEAALRMLMNNLDPEVAEKPEELIVYGGTGKAARNWACFHKIVETLKRLENDETLLVQSGKPVGVFRTHELAPRVLIANSNLVPRWATWDEFRRLEALGLTMYGQMTAGSWIYIGTQGILQGTYETFAECARQHFGGTLKGRLVVTAGLGGMGGAQPLAATMNEAAFLGVEVDPERIQRRIRTGYLDRMSTDLDEALELVLRARERGEALSVGLLGNIADVLPELVRRGIVPDVVTDQTAAHDLRYGYIPSGHTVESAAAFREKDPKGYEEAVLDSMQRHVEAMLKLQELGAVVFDYGNNLRGQVADHRGMKEAFRIPGFVPAFIRPLFCRGAGPFRWAALSGNPNDIAVTDQAVIETFPHKESLVRWIKKAREKVRFQGLPARICWLEYGERAEMGLKFNWLVRKGKIEAPIVIGRDHLDAGSVASPNRETEGMKDGSDAIADWPLLNALLNTACGASWVSIHHGGGVGIGYSIHAGMVCVADGTEQADFRLERVLTADPGTGVMRHADAGYELAIQTARERGLDLPMITG from the coding sequence ATGGAGACGACGCCGATCACCGTTCGCGCCCCGCGCGGCACCACGTTGCACTGCAAGGGCTGGCATCAGGAGGCCGCCCTCCGCATGCTGATGAACAATCTGGACCCGGAAGTCGCCGAGAAACCCGAAGAACTCATCGTCTACGGCGGCACCGGCAAGGCCGCCCGCAACTGGGCCTGCTTCCACAAGATTGTCGAGACGCTCAAGCGCCTGGAAAACGACGAGACGCTGCTCGTGCAGAGCGGCAAGCCGGTAGGCGTATTCCGCACGCACGAACTGGCCCCGCGCGTGCTCATCGCCAACAGCAACCTGGTCCCCCGCTGGGCCACCTGGGACGAATTCCGGCGGCTGGAGGCGCTGGGCCTGACCATGTACGGCCAGATGACGGCCGGCTCCTGGATCTACATCGGCACCCAGGGCATCCTGCAGGGCACCTACGAGACGTTCGCCGAATGTGCGCGCCAGCACTTCGGCGGCACGCTGAAAGGCCGACTGGTGGTAACGGCGGGCCTGGGTGGTATGGGCGGGGCCCAGCCACTGGCCGCCACCATGAACGAAGCCGCCTTCCTGGGCGTCGAGGTCGATCCGGAGCGCATCCAGCGCCGCATCCGCACGGGCTACCTCGACCGCATGAGCACCGACCTCGACGAAGCGCTGGAGCTGGTCCTCCGGGCGCGGGAGCGCGGCGAGGCGCTCTCGGTGGGCCTGCTGGGCAACATCGCCGACGTACTGCCCGAGCTGGTGCGCCGGGGCATCGTGCCCGATGTGGTCACCGACCAGACGGCCGCCCATGACCTGCGCTACGGCTACATTCCGTCCGGCCACACCGTGGAGTCGGCGGCCGCCTTCCGCGAAAAGGATCCGAAGGGCTACGAGGAGGCCGTACTCGACTCCATGCAGCGGCACGTCGAGGCCATGTTGAAACTGCAGGAGCTGGGCGCCGTGGTCTTCGACTACGGCAACAACCTGCGCGGCCAGGTGGCCGACCATCGCGGCATGAAGGAGGCCTTCCGCATTCCGGGCTTCGTGCCCGCCTTCATCCGGCCCCTCTTCTGCCGGGGTGCCGGACCATTCCGCTGGGCGGCGCTTTCGGGTAACCCGAACGACATCGCCGTCACCGATCAGGCCGTCATCGAAACCTTCCCGCACAAGGAAAGCCTGGTCCGCTGGATCAAGAAAGCACGGGAAAAGGTGCGCTTCCAGGGGCTGCCCGCCCGCATCTGCTGGCTCGAGTACGGCGAGCGGGCCGAAATGGGCCTGAAGTTCAACTGGCTGGTGCGCAAAGGCAAAATCGAAGCGCCCATTGTGATCGGCCGCGACCATCTGGATGCCGGTTCGGTGGCCTCGCCCAACCGCGAAACCGAGGGCATGAAGGATGGCTCCGACGCGATCGCCGACTGGCCGCTGCTCAACGCCCTGCTCAACACGGCCTGCGGCGCCAGCTGGGTTTCGATCCACCACGGCGGCGGCGTGGGCATCGGCTATTCGATCCATGCCGGCATGGTCTGCGTGGCCGACGGCACCGAGCAGGCCGACTTCCGCCTCGAGCGCGTGCTGACGGCCGATCCCGGCACGGGCGTCATGCGCCATGCCGACGCCGGCTACGAACTGGCCATCCAGACGGCCCGCGAACGCGGCCTCGATCTGCCCATGATCACCGGGTAA
- the hutH gene encoding histidine ammonia-lyase produces MEYPLPTLEFSVRIDSLYEDLERRVEELRRDHSAVAASRARVEAALQSGGVYYGINTGFGALARTRIPDDKLAQLQENLLISHAVGVGPWLPRELCRLMLLLKIHALGLGYSGISVPTFERLLDFAERDLIPAVPSRGSVGASGDLAPLAHLALPLIGHGYFWNEDGTAVRPAAEVLAEAGLSPIRLQPKDGLSLINGTQFMSACGAYVLEKALHLVKVADILAAMSLEALQGSIKPFDPRIQAVRPHPGQALVAENIRTLLVDSEILESHRHCGKVQDPYCLRCVPQVHGASRDALDYARRVVEIEINSATDNPLVFENGDILSGGNFHGQPLALALDLAAMALAELASISERRTYLLLEGHDGLPRLLMKDTGINSGFMIPQYTAAALVSENKVLCHPASVDSIPTSLGQEDHVSMGSISALKLLTVLENVEHVLAIELFTAAQALDYRLPLRPGRGVEIVHHYVRRHVPHREADYFYQQDIARCLEMIRSRELPDLVARELRPLH; encoded by the coding sequence ATGGAATATCCCCTGCCCACGCTGGAGTTTTCGGTTCGGATTGATTCACTCTACGAAGACCTGGAGCGGCGCGTCGAGGAGCTGCGGCGGGACCATTCGGCCGTAGCCGCCTCGCGGGCCCGCGTCGAGGCGGCGCTGCAGAGCGGCGGCGTTTACTACGGCATCAACACCGGCTTCGGTGCACTGGCCCGCACCCGCATCCCGGACGACAAACTGGCGCAACTTCAGGAAAACCTGCTCATCAGCCACGCGGTGGGCGTGGGTCCCTGGCTGCCCCGCGAACTGTGCCGGCTGATGCTCTTGCTGAAGATCCACGCGCTGGGCCTCGGCTACTCGGGCATCTCGGTGCCGACCTTCGAACGGCTGCTGGACTTTGCCGAGCGCGACCTGATCCCGGCCGTGCCCAGCCGCGGAAGCGTGGGCGCCTCGGGCGACCTGGCCCCGCTGGCTCATCTGGCATTGCCGCTCATCGGCCACGGCTACTTCTGGAACGAAGACGGCACTGCGGTGCGTCCGGCCGCCGAGGTGCTGGCCGAAGCGGGTCTTTCGCCGATTCGCCTGCAACCGAAAGACGGCCTCTCGCTCATCAACGGCACCCAGTTCATGAGCGCCTGCGGCGCCTACGTGCTCGAAAAGGCATTGCATCTGGTGAAAGTGGCCGACATCCTGGCGGCCATGAGCCTCGAAGCGCTGCAGGGAAGCATCAAGCCATTCGATCCCCGCATCCAGGCCGTGCGTCCGCATCCCGGCCAGGCCCTTGTGGCCGAAAACATCCGCACGTTGCTTGTCGATAGCGAGATCCTCGAATCCCACCGGCACTGCGGTAAGGTGCAGGACCCCTACTGCCTGCGCTGCGTGCCGCAGGTACACGGGGCCAGCCGCGACGCGCTCGACTATGCCCGCCGCGTCGTGGAGATCGAGATCAATTCGGCCACCGACAACCCGCTCGTCTTCGAAAACGGCGACATCCTCAGCGGCGGCAACTTCCACGGTCAGCCGCTGGCGCTGGCGCTCGATCTGGCCGCCATGGCGCTGGCCGAGCTGGCCAGCATCTCGGAGCGCCGCACTTACCTGCTGCTGGAGGGGCACGACGGCCTGCCCCGCCTGCTGATGAAAGACACCGGCATCAACTCAGGCTTCATGATCCCCCAGTACACGGCCGCTGCACTCGTCTCCGAAAACAAAGTGCTCTGCCACCCGGCCTCGGTCGATTCGATCCCGACCAGCCTGGGCCAGGAAGACCACGTGAGCATGGGCAGCATCAGCGCGCTGAAGCTGCTGACCGTGCTGGAGAACGTCGAGCACGTGCTGGCCATCGAGCTGTTCACGGCCGCCCAGGCGCTCGACTATCGGCTGCCGCTGCGGCCCGGACGGGGCGTGGAGATTGTCCACCACTACGTGCGCCGGCACGTGCCCCATCGCGAAGCCGATTACTTCTACCAGCAGGACATCGCCCGCTGTCTGGAGATGATACGGAGCCGGGAACTGCCCGATCTGGTGGCCCGCGAGCTGCGCCCGTTGCACTGA
- the hutI gene encoding imidazolonepropionase: MPVLTNIRQLLTCRAEGGQETLHSIERAALAWEGDTIRWVGPEAELPVRFREMPRLDAGGCLVAPGLVDCHTHLAFGGWRADEFRLRCRGVSYLEIARQGGGIRRTVAQTRAASEDALYHRCLGFLREMARLGITTVETKSGYGLSFEEELKLLRVYRRLQATQPVRLIPTLLAAHIVPPEYADRREAYLQLITDELIPHVARERLAECCDVFVEETAFTVEEARRILERGKAFGLRPKLHADQLHDGGGARLAAEVGAVSADHLEYASDEGIQAMARAGVVAVALPIATLYLRQRPMDARRFVEAGVPVAVATDFNPGSAPSYHLPLAMTLACVLCGLTPAEALKGATCYAARAIGRDRELGSLEPGKKADFILIDAEDVDHWLYHFRPNAVQATFIGGKRLEDHDATA; the protein is encoded by the coding sequence ATGCCGGTCCTGACGAACATCCGCCAGCTCCTGACCTGCCGGGCCGAAGGCGGCCAGGAGACGCTGCACTCCATCGAGCGGGCGGCGCTGGCCTGGGAAGGCGACACAATCCGCTGGGTGGGGCCCGAGGCCGAGCTGCCCGTCCGCTTTCGGGAAATGCCACGCCTCGACGCGGGCGGCTGCCTGGTGGCGCCCGGCCTGGTCGATTGCCACACGCACCTGGCCTTCGGGGGCTGGCGCGCCGACGAATTCCGACTCCGCTGCCGGGGCGTCTCCTATCTGGAGATTGCCCGACAGGGCGGCGGCATCCGGCGCACGGTCGCGCAGACGCGGGCCGCTTCGGAAGACGCGCTGTACCATCGTTGCCTGGGCTTTCTGCGCGAGATGGCCCGTCTGGGCATCACGACCGTCGAGACCAAAAGCGGCTACGGGCTATCCTTCGAAGAAGAACTGAAGCTGCTGCGCGTCTATCGACGGCTGCAGGCGACCCAGCCGGTCCGACTGATCCCCACTCTGCTGGCCGCCCACATCGTGCCGCCGGAGTACGCAGACCGCCGCGAAGCCTACCTGCAGTTGATTACGGACGAATTGATCCCCCACGTGGCCCGCGAGCGGCTGGCCGAATGCTGCGATGTGTTCGTGGAAGAGACCGCCTTCACCGTGGAGGAAGCCCGGCGCATTCTGGAGCGCGGCAAAGCGTTCGGGCTGCGGCCGAAGCTGCACGCCGACCAGTTGCACGATGGTGGCGGCGCCCGCCTGGCGGCCGAGGTCGGGGCCGTCTCGGCCGATCATCTGGAGTACGCCTCCGACGAAGGCATTCAGGCAATGGCACGGGCCGGCGTGGTGGCCGTCGCGCTCCCGATCGCCACGCTATATCTGCGCCAGCGGCCCATGGACGCCCGCCGCTTCGTCGAAGCGGGCGTGCCGGTGGCCGTCGCCACCGACTTCAATCCCGGAAGCGCCCCGTCCTACCACCTGCCGCTGGCCATGACGCTGGCCTGCGTGCTCTGCGGCCTGACGCCGGCCGAAGCGCTGAAGGGGGCCACCTGCTATGCTGCCCGGGCCATCGGGCGCGACCGCGAGCTGGGATCGCTCGAACCCGGCAAAAAAGCCGACTTCATCCTGATCGACGCCGAGGACGTGGATCACTGGCTCTATCACTTCCGTCCCAATGCTGTACAGGCCACGTTCATCGGAGGAAAGCGCCTCGAAGACCATGACGCTACCGCCTGA
- a CDS encoding formimidoylglutamase: MTLPPDAFLPPPEPSDPWDPTDLRVGQLLGRAVRSVEAARIVLVGFPSDTGVRRNGGRPGAREAPRAIREAFYRLTPDPRSGKAFTELLAHTFDLGDLRLKRTLEASQEHFGRLMAPLLREGKLLVILGGGHETAYAHFLAYVHAEQSVHILNWDAHADVRPLRDGKAHSGSPFRQALTHPSKRCRSYTVAGLLPHSVAPEHLHFLHEQHAHYVWRDALTADRITDLYHQAHAPLMVSFDLDAVDQAFAPGVSAPSIDGLDPEHWLQAAYEAGRCPAVRSIDLVECNPRLDRDRQTVRLAALTLWTFFRGLAERIF; encoded by the coding sequence ATGACGCTACCGCCTGACGCCTTTCTGCCGCCACCTGAACCGTCCGATCCCTGGGACCCGACGGACCTGCGCGTGGGCCAGCTCCTCGGCCGGGCCGTCCGGAGCGTGGAAGCGGCCCGCATCGTGCTCGTCGGCTTTCCGTCCGACACGGGCGTGCGCCGCAACGGCGGCCGCCCCGGTGCCCGCGAGGCGCCCCGAGCCATCCGCGAAGCCTTCTACCGCCTCACGCCCGATCCCCGCTCCGGAAAGGCCTTCACCGAACTGCTGGCGCACACGTTCGATCTGGGCGACCTGCGCCTGAAGCGTACGCTGGAGGCGTCCCAGGAGCATTTCGGACGGCTCATGGCCCCGTTACTGCGCGAGGGGAAGCTGCTCGTCATCCTGGGCGGCGGCCACGAAACCGCCTACGCCCACTTTCTGGCCTACGTGCACGCCGAGCAGTCCGTGCACATCCTGAACTGGGACGCCCATGCCGACGTGCGGCCGCTCCGGGACGGAAAGGCCCATTCGGGCTCGCCGTTTCGCCAGGCGCTCACCCATCCCTCGAAGCGGTGCCGGAGCTACACGGTGGCCGGTCTACTGCCGCACAGCGTCGCGCCCGAGCATCTGCACTTTCTGCATGAGCAGCACGCCCACTACGTCTGGCGCGACGCATTGACCGCCGACCGGATCACCGATCTCTATCATCAGGCCCACGCGCCGCTCATGGTCAGCTTCGACCTGGACGCCGTCGATCAGGCCTTCGCACCCGGCGTCAGCGCCCCGAGCATCGACGGCCTGGATCCCGAGCACTGGCTGCAGGCCGCCTACGAGGCCGGCCGCTGCCCGGCCGTCCGGTCTATCGACCTCGTCGAATGCAACCCACGCCTGGACCGCGACCGCCAGACCGTGCGCCTGGCGGCACTTACGCTCTGGACCTTCTTTCGCGGGCTGGCCGAGCGAATCTTCTGA